One window from the genome of Treponema sp. OMZ 838 encodes:
- a CDS encoding pallilysin-related adhesin, which translates to MKKLFYILCIAAVIVIIGLLTYQRIVRQRMQVIPRNAQTIIPVAPQLHQQEVSASEVIPETVQSVITLLSDEVLVEDIQADLNGDNKEDKIIAAKKLSDQFIYLFIFLQDNDAYTFTRAAEIKTEATHAKTLSVYTLMVQEYPYPVIAYNGMNADSMQVFGMYALEIDDNKMISINSLAGIQADGQIILKNEQNNSISDYTISAYYSDKDAPNTLNQIEKQYTWNAKKESFVQTKEIKIPGKRIESQFLQKFQTGDSNSFQEFLDGLWYQPSAKRDQNRSIFFNRSENEIIFSVDNIQELFTIDSITPRRFGIYFSTKNASISSIHRRISIELIGVDEVHVRVIDDIARLKIGVASNWDGTYRKISNTVREVQSSTMLDNIKKILTADEKTWASAEGYSLSFSDNSYRLLQDTVQQLGWYTILQIKGNTVLQLKDTENNERFFSLILDNAGKRLSLIEVSVTLSGITPIGKSPLIFE; encoded by the coding sequence ATGAAAAAATTGTTTTATATACTTTGCATTGCGGCGGTTATTGTTATTATCGGTCTATTGACTTATCAGCGTATTGTTCGCCAACGGATGCAGGTAATACCACGGAATGCTCAAACAATTATTCCCGTTGCGCCGCAATTGCATCAGCAAGAAGTTTCCGCTTCGGAAGTAATACCGGAAACCGTACAATCGGTTATTACGCTGCTCAGCGATGAGGTACTTGTTGAGGATATACAAGCGGATCTGAATGGTGATAATAAAGAAGATAAAATTATTGCTGCAAAAAAATTATCCGATCAATTCATCTATCTTTTTATATTTTTACAGGATAATGATGCTTACACTTTTACAAGAGCGGCAGAAATAAAAACGGAAGCAACCCATGCGAAAACGCTTTCCGTTTATACGTTAATGGTACAAGAGTACCCATATCCTGTTATAGCGTATAATGGAATGAATGCCGACAGTATGCAGGTTTTCGGTATGTATGCGTTGGAAATCGATGACAATAAAATGATCAGTATCAATTCTTTAGCCGGTATACAAGCGGACGGTCAAATTATACTGAAAAATGAACAGAATAATTCGATTTCCGATTATACGATATCTGCATATTATTCCGATAAAGATGCTCCAAATACGCTCAACCAAATAGAAAAACAATATACATGGAATGCTAAAAAAGAATCTTTTGTGCAAACAAAAGAAATAAAGATTCCCGGAAAAAGAATTGAAAGTCAATTTCTTCAAAAATTTCAAACAGGGGATAGTAATTCTTTTCAAGAATTTCTTGATGGATTATGGTATCAGCCAAGTGCAAAAAGAGATCAAAACCGGAGTATCTTTTTTAACCGGTCAGAAAATGAAATCATTTTTTCCGTTGATAATATTCAAGAACTGTTCACTATTGATTCGATAACACCGCGCAGATTCGGTATTTATTTTTCTACAAAAAATGCTTCTATTTCGAGTATTCATCGGCGCATCAGTATTGAGTTGATTGGAGTTGATGAGGTGCATGTAAGAGTTATCGATGATATTGCACGTTTGAAAATCGGTGTTGCATCAAACTGGGATGGAACATACCGAAAAATAAGCAATACCGTACGAGAAGTGCAGAGCAGTACCATGCTTGACAATATAAAAAAGATATTAACTGCGGATGAAAAAACATGGGCAAGTGCAGAGGGTTATTCTTTATCTTTTTCGGATAATTCGTATCGCTTGCTGCAAGATACGGTGCAGCAATTAGGATGGTATACGATTTTGCAGATAAAAGGTAATACTGTGTTGCAGCTTAAAGACACTGAAAATAATGAGCGCTTTTTTAGTCTTATACTTGATAATGCCGGTAAGCGATTAAGCTTAATAGAAGTTTCCGTTACGTTGAGCGGTATTACACCGATTGGAAAATCACCGCTTATATTTGAATAA